One segment of Carya illinoinensis cultivar Pawnee chromosome 1, C.illinoinensisPawnee_v1, whole genome shotgun sequence DNA contains the following:
- the LOC122278193 gene encoding EPIDERMAL PATTERNING FACTOR-like protein 4, with the protein MGVLRHRHHYRCRVLQILAALTFIFLASATAISLSFLGSEGPGLPGTGERHKEGSGAVFERFGPSRRALGLGSSPPTCRSKCGMCLPCKPVHVPIHPGLSTPLEYYPEAWRCQCRNKLFMP; encoded by the exons ATGGGCGTACTGCGCCACCGCCACCACTACCGCTGTCGTGTTCTGCAAATTCTCGCAGCCTTAACATTTATCTTTCTTGCTTCTGCCACAgccatctctctctcctttctcg GTAGTGAAGGACCGGGTCTGCCGGGAACCGGAGAGAGACATAAAGAAGGATCGGGGGCAGTATTTGAGCGGTTTGGACCTAGTCGGAGAGCTCTGGGTTTGGGGTCTTCGCCGCCCACATGCAGATCCAAGTGCGGGATGTGCTTGCCATGTAAACCCGTTCACGTGCCCATTCATCCTGGTCTGAGCACTCCGCTAGAGTACTACCCAGAAGCATGGCGATGCCAGTGCAGGAATAAGCTCTTTATGCCTTAA